A region of the Gadus morhua chromosome 1, gadMor3.0, whole genome shotgun sequence genome:
TGGATATCATATAAAGCTAATCACTTTTTCGAttacaaaacattacatttagtTGTATATGATATGCAAAAAGGACTGATGCGATAATCAGGTTTATTTCATGATACGTCATTATATTGCCCAATGAGAAGCTTTTGATTTACGCGTTACGACGCCCGCGCACGTCTGCGTAGCGTCGGATTTGACGTAGAGTGCTCCCTGGGACGTGGCTAGCAAGCTAGTTGTACTCAAGACGTCGGCAAATAGATGAAATTGAGAATACAATCATTTTACTGCATGGTCAGGTAAGTTTAACTAACAGTTTAATATTGTACATTGAACTTGCTCCAAAAGCGGCAGAATAGCTTGGTAATATGCCCAGAGAGCGTCCTGTCTGGTTAGCGTAGGGAGCCaagcagctagctagctaatgTTGCCCACATTTAGGATAGGGCTAACCATAGACATCATATAGGTAGACGCCGCCTCCACTGCGTCAGCCCGTTGCCTAGGCGAAACGCGGCGCCGCCATATTGGTACGGGAGCTCTCTGAAGCCGGAGGTCTGTCAGACGCGTCAAAACAAGCGCAAGTTGCCAGGAGCTGCGGTTTATCTGGATAAAAATCACGATAACCTTTTACATTTCGCAACCAATTTCATGGAGTATTCAAGGGTTTATGCTCTACGTGAAGTGTGTGAAAAAGATTTGCCTCTACGTTACTTTGAATCTCGCTAGTTAAATCGCCAGTCATACATGTGCATGGGTCTATGATAAACGCTCCCTTTTCTTGCACAGCCCGTGCACTTTGAAAATACTGAGATCTATGAACTATCGAAATAGTGCTTCTTTAGTTACTACGTATTGACCATCATTAAgagaaatatattatatatattataagagaatatatatatatattctatagcagtaaaaatatacacatctcaatatatacatacacatctcaatagTTGAACTGTAATATAAATAACagcatatatataatacaatataatataatgactCAGTATAATGTGCAATGGAATaacatatatatgatatatataatatgtgaaacaatataatatattttaagtataggtatatattcatattatataatatatatatttgtacatttgtacaATTTGACATAATATACAATCATGCTCATAACATTTTCACATCTATGCAGTGCAATTGACACAATATATAATTTCACACaatatattgtggcgagcagcgcgggaaggacgagacgggagcccaggtttaaatggcggcgcaactctcgtgcctcaatacaccgcacgaccccgagagctgcctttattcaaacacgcacacataacagaaaacacggcacacctgaccgACGGACATACATCCAATTCCGGGTAATGGTTGCcgacaacactacacacaataaacacacaaacaatagagaccccaaacccgttaaccccactgaacctaataacataaacaacttatctaaagacaataaacccccttttccccaaacaacgttatgaataccccattacccagactccccaggggtaggagtcgccacaatatgatattatataataatttaatCTAGGCTAGAACCCTTTAAAAAGTATAGTCTTGCTGAGCTTTTTTCGACTGTTGCCAGTCTGTAATTGCAGCGTGCTCAGTTTTGCAATGTGGTGCAGCCTGATTTTGTGAAATACAGACACAACCAAGGACAACAGTGCAAAGTGGTGGTTTTCAATGCCAAATTGTGTGTCCTGAATGTGCTCCTTGAGGAGAAACACATCATCTGTCCAGATGTCAGCCCGGACAAACTGCTGgatcacagacacactgacagctTGCCCTGATGCACGCTGGCGAATGAACCGCTCTGCTGACCTGACCACCTTCACTGTCCCCTCTGAAGGAATCATCAGCCCTCCTTTGTTCTTCAGAGTCAGCAGGTGGTAGCTCTCGTCGAAAGATGCGCGTGCAGCATCTGTCACCAGGCTAGCACGGCACTCACCACAGGACAGCTTTCTCAAAACCTGCCGCACCACAAACCCTGCAATGTAGACCAGTGCGTTTTCCACTAGGCCACCAAAGCGGGTTGGCAAGTAGCTGTGGTCCCCAATCAACGCAGACACATTCACGAAGGGCACCTCAAGCTCTTCCGTTTCAGAGGGAGAGGACATCTCTACAGCCGACAGAGACACGGTCTCATCCTGTGGTGCCACATTCCCTGAAGTGCTCGGTGTGACACCACATCGGACCATGAGCCGGCGGAAGATGCCCTGGAACTGGCCTGCGGAGGGATTGTTGTTCCAGCCCCCtaaaaaccaaaaacacacaacacttaaTAGCGATATTTACTCTTTTCAGACGTCAAAGACTTTTTTGGAAAgacaatttaattaatttagaaACTTCTGAGATCCTTACCTGATGCCCTGATGGAGTTGAAAAGGAGCTCCAAATGATCCTGGCTGAACCGGTAGGTGCAGATATATTGCTGACTCTGAAGCAGCTCAGGACACATCAGCATTAGGGTGTCAATGTTGATGACAAACCCCATGACAGACAGGTaccttaaaaagaaaatattttgtcagtTTGAAAGTTGTAGATGGACATTTCATGGACATTTCCACATTCACCTGTATGAACTGAAAAACCGCAGACAGCAAAAAGATCGGAACAATAGAACAGAGCATCATATGCATGCATAAGCAGAGCATGCACATATGGAAGAGTCACTATTTAAAATACCTCTTTGAACGATGAAGGGGAGTTCCATCCTTCATCACCAAACTGATTAAGTACTCCCGGCCTCTGGACAAGAGTTCCACACTCCTTGTCCAATTCAAAGATCCCAGGGGGGCTTTGAATCCTTTGGCACGGGGATTGCGGCTGTTCATAATGTCAAACAGCCTGTCAATCatctaaaataaattgtttaGGAAATAGAAaggaagaagatgaagatgaagaagatggcCAGGACCCTTTGATAAGAAAACAATGTTTGAATCTAGTCTTACCTCAATGAATTCGGCTGTCgctagagagagggtgaagcgTGGATACCCCAGGTCCCTCAGCGTTCGGAGCGCTACTGCCACAGAGCGACTCAGCGTCTGTGCAGCCAGGGACACCTTCATCTTCTGTGAGTCAAACTGAATGTGCTTTTCAGTGACCCTGTTGGCAGCATGCAGTCCATTCTTTGTTTGAATATCGTTCAAACAAACAACGTAGTCCCAGTTGATGAGGCCAGTTCTGCTACAGATTGGGCTGTACGCTTGCAGCATGTTTCTTGCCAGCTTCAACATGTGGCAAGCGTCCATCATGACAAACACCCTCTCGCCAGTCGCAGGATGGGGGAAAAATGTTTTCAAAGGCTCACAAGGGTTGGCCTTTAGCTGGCACCCCAGCTGGTTGCACATGCTTACGTTTGATGCATGCCCATCCATTGTGAGGGACATGACCCGGATGCCACGCTCATGCAGGGCCTCCAGCGCATGTACCAGCAGGACCTTCTGTGTGTCGGGCGTCAGAGACTTGGTCAGGTAGTAGGCAATTGGAGCCTTCCAATGGCCTTGTAGGCCAACCACCATAAAAACCAGAGCCTCAGTGGCAATATCTGTCTCGTTTAGGCCATCCCCCATGTCCACAAATCCGGTCATTTTCTGGGAATGTGGACTGTACTGGACATGTTTCCTGATGGCCATGCCATCCAGCATGAGCGCCACACGTCCATACTTCACTGgatcttcctctctttttcttctcaaCATGTCCAGCATCATGGTGTTGAGTCCAGGCTTGGAATCCACAGAGATCATCCACCTTTATCAAATGAAAAAGTAGTTATTATTAAGTAgcaataatacaatacaaatgtatttgaaccagTAATTTCCTATCAATAAAGTGCAATTAAATGTAATGGCAAATACCTTTGCAATGTATGTGGATGtggtaggtggaggtggagagactCTCTCAGGTAAGAGTAGGCTTTGGGCCCGTgcaggtggagagtgagggcaaACTCCCTCTGCTCTTTAGTGTACTCGTGGCCCTGTTTGGACAGGAGGCCTAATGGAAGATCTGAAATGCAGATAGCACAGAGTAATTAGTAAGTGACTGAAAGAGTATGAATGTcattatgaaaacaccaataggcTAATGTGTTTATTTCCAGGCAAGGCcatatgaatgaaaaatgtaatcTTGTCATGGCTGTAGACCAAAGCCAACAATCATTGACTTAATAGCTCTAGCTTAAAGATGCACAAAAGCCAGGAACCATGACTGATTGCTCTAAACAGGTGCCCATAAACACCTGCCAACAAAGGTACCTGGCTATTGTGTGTCTTGAAGCTAGAGCTATCAGACTATGATTGTTGGCTTTTGTCTGTGCCAGATGCTATTCAAACTATGAATGGGGGCATATTACAGACGTCAGGTATTTGGAGTTTAAGTCTGATATATGAAATTCAGACAAGCCAAGCATTTGAACACATTATTGCAGTTGTATTTCTTTGGTTACAGCCCCAAGATATAATTGACATTCAAAGTTTAATTTCAATGTTACCTGAGTATAAGTCAAGCCTCTCGTGCAGCTCTTCATTTATGAGGTTCTTCCCCCTGAGGTCCTCCAGAAGACAACGCACTGTTTTCTTCGCCCTCCACTCTCGGGCCTTTGAGTTCCTCATCTCTTTCTCAAGACTCTCCACCCTAGCCAGGGCTTCACTGAGTCTAGTCTTGAGAAGAGTGGGAGATGGAGGCAATGCATAAGGGTGTTCCTAGTAAAAAAGGACAAAACAGTAGTGAGTAATGTTTATGATGCCATGATGCTCACTGCTGTTTTGGGGCATAGCTAGTGTTAATACTCACAAGGTAGGTAGGTGAAGGTTCAGTGACTTGTAATGATTGTAAAGAACAGTCAATTACAAGGCTCGCTTCAGCCTTCCTTGAGGCTTGTGTAGTCCTGGCTGGCACTTTCTAAAACCGAAGAACAAAATACTTGAACAGGTGTATCTCATTCTCAATCAttccaaatgaacacacacacacacacacacacacacacacacacacacacacacacacacacacacacacacacacacacacacacacacacacacacacacacacacacacacacacacacacacacacaaaaaccattTTCAACAAGTTTAGTGATGCACTTACTCTTTTGAGATGTGTTGGGAAACTGAACACAGATGGTTTAGTTCCATCCCTGAGCCTGACAATTTGGCCTGTCCGGCCAAAATCCTCCGGCCGAAAGTGCTGGCTACAGAGCATTGACCTCTCATTGGCAGAAAAGTCTTCCCTTTTCACAGCCACTTCCCACTGTCTCCTCAACTGCTTCTCTTTGGGAAACCTTAAAATTGCGAGAAAGGTTAGCTAGCCAGTCAGTCAGATTCATAATACAGATGtatctttaaaaaagaaaaacatttaaatataaataacgTTTAAAACGTCAATTTCGGCCGGCGACTGACTGCACGTGCATCTCACAGGTGCATGTAGAGTATCGTGACATTTTTTCCGTAGTTTCATTCATTACGTGACACCTTCATATATTGTAGAACCATTACATATACAGTGGCATGTTTTgagcctttttttgttttaatctagtctcttttttaaatacatcacAGAGAGAAATTAAGGCCAGTCGCTCAGCCGAAACGCAGCTTTCCGTCGCGACCATAAATGCTATATaattacattatacatacatTGTAATTACTCACAAGCAAGTAGTggtagattatatatatatatatatatatatatatatatatatactgtatatcctaTATTTCTTGACAATATTATCTCCTGTTGACGAACGATAGAATAAGGCTTTGCTCACCATGTCCATTTCACGTTAGACTAGCTATAGTCTGATTCTGGCGGCAACTTAGCTGTCTCAACAGCTCTTAGCTCTCAACATAACACATGATCTACGTGACATGACTGAATTTTACAATTACAAATAGAAACAATTGTTTAGTCTTACTTGTGAAAGGTAATTCCTTGCGATCTCGTTTGAATCGTCCTGACGGTAGTGCACCCCCAAGCGGCGCATGAAGTAGGCATCTTCACTCCGAAGACGAAATAACTCCCGTACCAAGATGGCGCCGACGATTTATGCCGCCCAAGGCCGAAGGGGGCGTCTACCTATATGATGTCTATGGGGCTAACGATAGCCAATGGAAGCTATAGCTATAACAGTCAATGTATTAAAGTATTCTTATGCTGACTCCCATTCAAAACATATGTGGCTATTATGTCTAATGTCTTATGTCAAGCTATTGAGGATGGTTGTAGCATGCAGGTCGGTCGCTTATGGAGGTAGGACAATGTGTTGGGAGCAGACAGTGATGCTCCCAGTGAATATAGGTCAGCCACCACTCAGCTGGGAAAACAAGGAGCTCTCCTTCTATGTTACCGCAGTTGTCAGGATTTTATGTGCATAACATTTTCAGTCTTATCGTTTTCAGCGGAGGACATTGTTCGAAGACTTCTGCAGTCAGAAGGTTAACGAACGGTGTTTGCCGCTATTAAGTTATTCTCTTCAGTCGTTTCCATGATGGATATATTGTTGTATACACCGCAGTGAATATTAATTAGTTGGGCAGATGGATATATTTTAGACAATGCTTGGGCTCATTGTTGAGTAAGCTTAAATGCATATGGGCTACATCTAAAGTCATCAACGCAACCTAGTTCGTGGGTTGCTTCGCCTGGTCGGTGTTTGCAGAACTTGTACTGTAATTTGAATGCTTAAGTACGTCTATAAGGGTTTAATTTATTTGTATCTGTCTAACAAAATAGAATCCACGTGTGATCTGTCAGCAGCTGATCAACAACTGAATGGAAGAACCCATAGCTTACTGTGAGTGAAAAACATTTCACCCAGAATTCTGTACAAAATCTAATATCTTCATTTTAATGGCGAGGTTAACTTTTGAACATTATTCCACCCTTCTCAGGAGATTGTGGGCCCCGGTAATGTACCATGGGGTATGACGTCGTCAGGTTCCAAGGGGAGGTGGATGAAGACCTGCTGTGCCCCATATGCAGTGGAGTACTGGAGGAACCAGTGCAGGCATGTCACTCCAAAAGTGCACCCGGTCTTCATGGAGCTCTATTTCTGTTTTTCGGTTGCTTGACCGTATCTCTATTTCCACACAGGCCCCGCACTGTGAGCACGCCTTCTGCAATGCCTGCATCACGCAGTGGTTCGCCCAGCAGCAGATCTGCCCGGTGGACCGCACGGTGGTGACGCTGGCCCACCTGAGGCCCGTCCCCCGCATCATGCGCAACATGCTGTCCAAGCTGCAGATCAGCTGTGACAACGCAGGCTTCGGGTGCGTCGCCACGCTGCGCCTGGACCAGCTCCAATCCCATCTCAAGGACTGCGAGCACAACCCCAAGAGGCCGGTCAACTGTGTGGAGGGCTGCGGGTGAGTAACGTTCAGAGCGACAGCAAGCTGGCCGTGGCGGTGCCATCTCGACAAAAAGCAAGGCCACTCGTATAATTAATGTGACGCGAAGAGAAGATTTGAATTCGAACATCAAACCTGAGATCAACACAGATGCAGTCCTACGGTTGCAATATAGTAGTCTCCTCTTAAACTGTGTGTTTTGAAACCATAAAATGAAGTGACTATTTTTTCTACTCTTGGTATTttcgtctctctcccccggtGACAGGCTGGAGATGCCCAAGGATGAGATGTCGAATCACAACTGCATCAAACACCTGCGTAGTGTGGTGCAACAGCAGGCAACCAAGATCTCTGATTTGGAGAAAAATGTTGCAGAGCATAAGCATCAGTTGGGGGAACAAGTAAGAATTTGTTTTCTCTCTGAGTATGTCATATCTCTAgagctatttttaatttaaaaagcattctCAAATGACAAGTCGAAGAATGGGATTAAATTAGTCATGGCTAAGTGACTCCACAGACTTGAGATAATACAGCCACTGATGATATTCTCCCCCTCATTCAGAAGAGGGACATCCAGCTGCTCAAAGCCTACATGCGGGCCATTCGCAGTGCTAATCCCACCCTGCAGAACCTTGAAGAGAGCATTGAATACAATGAGATACTGGAGTGAGTCCCATTTACTTGTTCTGGTCTGCTGCCTCTACCGCTTCCTGTTTCCTGCTGAGATCACGACTCAAAGCCTTCCTGCCTAACTTACGTTTTCTAGTTTTTTCTGACAAAAGCTTTCTTGCGGCCAAAAAAATATCTACCAAGGAATCATCTTAGAATACTAtaacaaattataaaaaatatatgtgcACGTAATGTATAAAACAAGTTGTATTCGTCATAACGTCCCGTTTGACACTGCGATGGGTTTGAGGTTGTGGTCCCACGGGCCCCCTGATGACCTTCTCCTTCCTCATACGTTCCCCCTCCAGGTGGGTGAACTCCATGCAGCCCGCCAGAGTGACCCGCTGGGGCGGCATGATCTCCACCCCGGACGCCGTGCTGCAGGCGGTCATCAAGCGCTCCCTCATTGACAGCGGCTGCCCGCTGTCCATCGTCAACGACCTGATCGAGAACGCCCACGAGCGCAACTGGCCGCAGGGCCTGGCCACGCTGGAGACGCGGCAGATGAACCGCCGCTACTACGAGAACTACGTGGCCAAGCGCATCCCGGGGAAgcaggcggtggtggtgatggcgtgCGAGAACCAGCACATGGGTGAGGACATGATCCTGGAACCCGGCCTGGTCATGATCTTTGCGCACGGCGTCGAGGAGATTTTATAACctgccggcggcggcggagacCAGAGAcaagcgggaggggggggggctttgggtCGGGGGGGGCCGGGGCGAGGCAGCGATGGCAGTGGTGGCACCGCTTCAACAAACCAGGCTGTATTTTTATGTTTCACTTTAAACGACTGTGGTGGGACGAGAGGTTGTACATCTACAAAGTCGATGAACCTATGCCTTAAAATAAGGAAACACACCATATGAACCTGGCGAAGGACAGCTGAACCTGACTGATGATATCTAAGAGAACGGGAGAGATTTAAATGTTTACAAGGGTCATAACTTGATACATAGTGCTTTAACACATTGATTGTTCTGCTTCTGCCACATCCCAATATATGAAAAGGCTTCTCTGTACTCCCCACGTATCGCCAATTGTATAAATGGTTGTAAATAGACATAGTATATTGAATTATACAAATAGTATCCTCTTATTCTTCTTACTGTAATTGGactgattatttttttgttttatttgatgttgataaaaaaaatggtctgcgtgtgtgactgtgtggaaGGTTTACTTCTTCTTGCTAGCTTTCTGCTTAttttttgtgtatattttaCGAGACCTTGTGCTTCACATTGTTGtgccatttattttatttattgtgttgcCTTTTACATGAACATGCTTGAAAATATGATCATATCATCTATGTAAATTTGCCTTCAGTACATTTAAACTTCTTTGCAAATTTGTTCTTCCATCCTTGGTTGTATATATTTAGTATGTTGTGTCACAGTGAAACGCTGAAACAGTTATTGTTTTGAAATGCAACATTGTGTATTACATTTTATTCCAACAATCAGCATTTGCATGCGAGGTGATCATGTTGTTGATTACTAAAATAAAAGCTTTTTCGGCAGTCTTCACACATAAATACCTTCTGATGGCTCATGTTGATAACGGCTTTTTTTAATCAACAACGTGGGACTTGCAAAGGTATGTGTAGGCATGCTCGTAATGGCCTTCGTTGGAAACAGTGCTTAAGTACTCCATTATAATGCCCTTTGGGGATAGAAGATGGATGTGTTGAGATGGAGAGACTTGCAGTATGATTTTCTTCCCTCTTCTGAAATGGGTTTTCAAATGAGAAAGTAATAAAATATTTAACCCTATTCccaagaaatatatataaatactttGTCCTAAGTGAGTGAATTATTAGAAGTGATAATCTTATTCCCGCCACACCATGTCGCCACTGGTCCATGTTTGAGCTATTTCTAAATTCCAAATCCCTCCACATGCAATATAGATACATGGCCAGACTTAATTcccttttaaataataaatcagaGATTTGAGATTGTTTAAAAGCAAGCACTAAAATAATGGCACCCCGTCTACCCTTTCAGTTGATATGCATctgtaaactgtgtgtgtgtgtgtgtgtgtgtgtgcgtgtgcgtgtgcgtgtgcgtgcgtgcgtgcggccgGTCCACAGAGCTCGTCAGACGGGTTGTCCATTGTGGGGTGTAAACCCTATTGTGGACTGCGGAATGTGACATCATGCGCCCTGGTGCCAAGTGGCATACCTGGTTTTGTCCTTGGTTCTCATTGTGTGGTTTGTGCAGTGTGCAGTGATGCTGCAGTCTCGCTTTATTTCTGTCCGAGCAACTTATGACACAAATAACAAGGGGGACTCAATCTCAGGTGTCAATACAATGTCAATAAAACAAATAGCTTACAAAAACAAATCTGGTTAAGTTGTCAATTCaatttaatatattatttagtTTATAGCCCATAACCAGctgtacagtctcaaagggcttaacattatgacacccccctgaccctagccccgaAGAGGAACAGAGAAAACTCCCTTAATAAGCACAGAAtaaatcttgagaaggaacgccgtgtgggggatccctccttccagggttTTTCAGGAGTGTAATGGATGCCATAATTGACCTACAGACATACATATAAacaggcaaaacattttaaatcggTGAAGGGGTGCCGGCCGCTCTATTTTATACGCAGCTTTGGTCGGCTGCACTAAAGCAGAGAGACGCGTCGGGCGTGCCGCGTGGGAGTCGCTCGAGTGCCCCACTCACACTTGCTCACTCGCGCTCTCCGAGTCAGACTCGGTCGGCGGCGGAGACGAGAAGTTCACCGAGAATCTTCTCCTTCATTCGTGACTAGGAACCGCCTGGACCGCCTAGACTGCTACTAACTACAACAAAAAACCCAGAGAGGAACACGAAGTGGCTGGACTGAAAGGTAGATGTTTATATTGCCAATGCTTTCTCCGAGATAACGCTGTGCTTTAACGCAGGGTGGTTTATTATTAAAGTTAAAGAGAGCACTCAACACGATAAGTCAGCCGCACTCAAACTTTGGCACATCCTCAGTATGGGGGAGTAGCCTGGTGTGGTCTTCCTGCTCGATAAGCGAAGGATTTATTGTGTCTACCCTTAACTGGCCTAAATTTGTACaccgcttttctaaccagtgggcACTCACAGCGCTGTACAATATttcctaacattcacccattcgtgGACACATTCACTCACCGAAGGCgaggtcaaccatgcaaggagaCAGCTAGCTCGTCAGaggcagtcagggtgaggtgccttgctcagggaaaccGCGACActtaggaggagccggggatcgaactagcaaccttccggttaccattcaacccgctctacctcctgagacaCATGCCGCTGACTTGTACGCCTGCATTGATAAGGTAGGATTATTCATAATAACTAGTCATCAAAGCAGAGCGACCCTCCTGCTGGGCCATGTTTATTTCTGAATGCCAAGTCTCTGCGTTCTTGAATTACATCTGAGAACTCATCACTCAGCTCATGCTATTTAGGGCTGGTGTGGAATTCAAACTACAGTGTGGATTTTGGGTTTAAGGGATCCTGCTTTGGTTGTTAACTAGAATAAAGCGATAATTACTGGCAGGTAAAATTTGGAAAGTCATGACAAATTGAGATGCAGTAATGACCATGAGTAATAATGTGTTTATTGTTGGAATGAAATTAATACAAATGTAGTACTACACGTTTCATTCGATTtttgttttgtgaaaaaaaaggGAGCATCGTTGGTGATCGACTCTTTCTGAGCTGTCAAACTGAGGACTTCCCCTCATCCATATATTGACAATGGAGGGTAgagctttattttattttcttacacGTCACACCATAAGTTTTCAATATCTATTCcaatttattcattttgttTACTTGTATAAGTAAACCAACGAATACATGCTATGAAATCTAGTGAATCAAACCTGCATTTAGCTCTGCTGGaagaaaacacacacggacaaacacgcacacaaacacacacccagcggTATTCTGTAGCAGCACAAGAGCTTCAAGCAGCAAAATCAATAAAGTAGTGAGGTCATTCTGCCCATGGTTACTGTTTACATCAGAATTAGAGGGAGCATGACAAATATAAATGAACCCATTGGATGCTTCATACCCTGCATCCCGCTGTGCAGTCAAGCAAGCTGTAGTAACTTACCAGCCTTTATTATTCTTTAACAAATGTTAAATTAGCTTTTATTATTGACCATGACACATTTGTTCCTTTAGCAGGCCTGCTCTCTCCTGGGATCTGGCGGATTATATTGATAATCTATACATGTAATGTAAACCAATTGGTATTGATTGAGGCCGATCTCACATTAAGAGCAACTTGCTTGTCAAATGACTCAGTAACCCCACGTCTTGGGGTAGGTTTGAGGTTTTGTGATTAACACTGCAAGGATTTCTCCACTGCCTCCACAAAAACATCTAGCCGTTACATAAGCCATGCCCCAGTCAGACCCGCAGATGAGCCATGCTCCTTTTGAAGCCAAGTGGCAAGGAACGCCTCGCCCACATTCTACTGCAGAAAACACTGTGATTCATACTTTAGTGACGATCCTTTAGTGCTCACGGTGCACACATCTTTCCAACACTTCCCTCACTCTTAGTAGGGCTTCTTAGCAATCATGCATGCGGCTCATAATTTCAACATGTAAACCCGCCCTGCAGGAATATATGTTGCAACAGCAGGGGGGCAAGCAGCAGCCACAGCAAGCTTCTGCCCTTTTGAGCGAAATTTAATCTTTTAAgaggttgtttttttggttccgcccagagggagagtgaaggcTGGTGCTTGAGTTCCTGTATCGGCCCTGGAAGTGACCTTCTGAGCAAACATGCCATTTATAGTAAGGGAGTATTCCCTTGTTCAGGCACTGAGTCACAGTAGCATCTGCATGCCTGATGCACTTTCAGTGTCAGAGCGTCCCCCACCTCCCGTTTCAGAGGCAGCAAAAGTGTCTGACAGCGTGGGAGGAACAAGAGAAGTCagggaggacccccccccccccacaccagcaccagcacctccCACTACCTGAGGCGGTTAGTCACCCGTGTCGAGGTTCAGACAGTAGCTGATGAAGGGACCTGTTTTCCATGGAAACCACGCAGAGCCGAACCTTATATAACACACAGGCCGCCACACttcgagagggagagcgaga
Encoded here:
- the rnf41 gene encoding E3 ubiquitin-protein ligase NRDP1, which codes for MGYDVVRFQGEVDEDLLCPICSGVLEEPVQAPHCEHAFCNACITQWFAQQQICPVDRTVVTLAHLRPVPRIMRNMLSKLQISCDNAGFGCVATLRLDQLQSHLKDCEHNPKRPVNCVEGCGLEMPKDEMSNHNCIKHLRSVVQQQATKISDLEKNVAEHKHQLGEQKRDIQLLKAYMRAIRSANPTLQNLEESIEYNEILEWVNSMQPARVTRWGGMISTPDAVLQAVIKRSLIDSGCPLSIVNDLIENAHERNWPQGLATLETRQMNRRYYENYVAKRIPGKQAVVVMACENQHMGEDMILEPGLVMIFAHGVEEIL